A genomic window from Salvia hispanica cultivar TCC Black 2014 chromosome 5, UniMelb_Shisp_WGS_1.0, whole genome shotgun sequence includes:
- the LOC125186971 gene encoding uncharacterized protein LOC125186971 — translation MENGDDWLAADKLYHVLFCFFISVVCSLLAARTRYPFLRRRSIWIGSLLSFAAGAAKEFADELGYFESAGASAKDAVADLIGILLAAVILYLFNYRASGAIWLDQHRELDMV, via the coding sequence ATGGAAAACGGCGACGACTGGTTGGCCGCCGACAAACTGTATCACGTTCTTTTCTGCTTCTTCATTTCCGTCGTTTGCTCTCTACTCGCGGCAAGGACTCGCTACCCAttcctccgccgccgcagTATTTGGATCGGATCACTCCTATCATTTGCGGCCGGCGCCGCTAAGGAGTTTGCCGACGAATTGGGCTATTTCGAATCAGCTGGTGCATCTGCCAAGGATGCGGTTGCTGATTTGATCGGGATTCTACTCGCTGCAGTGATTCTCTACCTGTTCAATTATAGGGCATCAGGGGCTATCTGGCTGGATCAACACCGGGAGCTTGACATGgtttga